The DNA window TATAACTTTATTATACATTAGTTTTTCTAATTAGAAAAGAAAAAGGAGATGATTTTAAAATCATCTCCTATAGAATTACTTTCTAATTTCTTTAATTCTTGCTTTCTTACCAGAAAGTCCTCTTAAGTAGTAAAGTTTAGATCTTCTTACTCTTCCTACTTTTAATACTTCAATTTTATCGATCATTGGAGAGTTTACAGGAATTATTCTTTCTACTCCTACACCAGCAGTTACTTTTCTAATTGTGAAAGTTTTTGCAATTCCTCCACCGTTTACTCTAATAACTACTCCTTCGAATAATTGAACTCTTTCTTTGTTTCCTTCAACAACTTTGTAGTATACTGCAATAGTATCTCCAGCTTTGAATTCAGGAATGTCGTTTCTTAAGTAGCTTTGCTCTACTAATTGGATTAATTTTTCTTTCATTTATTCTCCTCCTAAAGATATTCATTTAATTATTTGCTATTAAAGCGGAATATCGAATTAACTTTAGTATTTTATCATAATTTAAATAAAATGTCAAGGTAAAATAATTTACAAAAAATAAAAAAATGGCGCTTCCTAATGGACTCGAACCATTGACACTGCGGTTAACAGCCGCATGCTCTACCGACTGAGCTAAGGAAGCACTCTTATTGAGAGCTTGGCAAGTTCCTATCCTCCCAGGAGGCTTCCCTCCAAGTACTTTCAGCGTT is part of the uncultured Fusobacterium sp. genome and encodes:
- the rplS gene encoding 50S ribosomal protein L19; translated protein: MKEKLIQLVEQSYLRNDIPEFKAGDTIAVYYKVVEGNKERVQLFEGVVIRVNGGGIAKTFTIRKVTAGVGVERIIPVNSPMIDKIEVLKVGRVRRSKLYYLRGLSGKKARIKEIRK